The stretch of DNA CCTGATCCTCACCGGCCCGGTCTGGCTCGGTGACAACTCCTCGGTGATGAAGCAGGTGATCGAGCGGCTCTACGCCTGCTCCTCGATCCTCAACGAGCACGGCCAGTACGCCTACTACGGCCGGGTCGGCGGCTGCCTGATCACCGGCAACGAGGACGGCGCCAAGCACTGCGCGATGAACGTGCTCTACAGCCTCCAGCACCTCGGCTACACCATCCCGCCGCAGGCCGACGCCGCCTGGGTCGGCGAGGCGGGCCCCGGCCCCTCCTACCTCGACCCGGGCTCGGGCGGCCCGGAGAACGACTTCACCAACCGCAACACCACCTTCATGACCTGGAACCTGATGCACCTGGCGAAGCTGCTCAAGCAGTCCGGCGGCATCCCCGCGTACGGCAACCAGCGCTCGGAGTGGGACGCCGGCTGCCGCTTCGACTTCGAGAACCCCGAACACCGCTGACAGCCGCTCCCCCGGATCCGTCAGCCCCGCAGGCGCTCGTACGCGGACCAGGCGTCCAGCAGGGGCGGCACCACCGAGCGCCGTGCGGATGCGCGGGCGGTGCCGTGCAACACGGCCGCGCGGACCTCGGCCGGGGTGGCCCGGGGGAAGCAGGAGAGCAGCAGGGCGAGGGTGCCGACCACGTACGGGACGGCCACGCTGGTGCCCGAGAGCACCATTGGGCGCTCGCCCGGGTCGAGCTCCACCACGGCCCGTCCCGGTGCGCCGAGGCCGCGGGTGCCGATCGAGCCGCCGAGGTTGGACAGGCCCATCGGGCGGCGCCGGTCGTCGTATCCGACGACCGGGATGGTCCAGGGGTGCCGGGTCAGCGCGGAACCGCCCAGTCGGCCCTGGTTGCCGGCCGCGACGACGGTGAGCACCCCGCGCGCCGCTGCGTGGTCGAGAGCGGCCGTCAGCTCGCGATGCCCGCTGCTGGACGGCCGCTCGGGCGCCACACTCAGGTTGAGCACCCTGGCGCCGGCCTCGACGGCCTGCACCACGGCGGCGGCCAACTCCTCCGCCGGAGCGCTCAGCGGGATGGGCCGACCTGCCGACCCCGCCGCCCCGGCCGGGCCTGCCGACCCGGCCGACGCGGCGACCGGATCGGCGCGGTGGCCGGTGAAGATCGGACGGATCAGCAGGGTGCAGTCGGGGCAGATGCCCGGTGACGGCGAGGCGCGGTCGGCGCTCAGCACACCAGCGATGAAGCTGCCGTGCACGCAGGGTCCGTCACCCGCGCTCGCGCAGACGGCCCCGGCGCCGGCCCCGTCGGCCGCGGCGCCCGGTCGGCCGGGCAGGACGCGTAACCGCCGCCCCGCGAAGGCGGGTTGTCCGACCGCCACCAAGCCGTCGAGCAACCCGACGGCGACCTCCGGCCGACCGGCACTGCGCGCCATCAGCGGTGCGAGCCCAACCAGGTCGAGCGGCCTCACAAGGTCAGGTCCGGGCAGGTCGCATAGCAGTCCTTCAGGCAGTCGTGACACTTCCGGCCGAACGGCGCCCCCAGGCAGAGGGAGGAGCAGGACACCCGACACTCGGGGACGCAGGCCGGGTCGACCGCCGGCCACGGGTCCCTACCCGACCTCGCGGACGGTACCAAGGCCTCCGCCCGCGCCCGCCCGCCCCGGGAGAGTCCCGCGCGGTAGTGCCCCCGGCTCCGGTAGACCGCCGCCTCGGCGGTGAATCCTGGCATCCTCATCGGTACACACCTCGTCTCGGTACGGGCCCGCAGGCCCATCGAGCCCTGGGCGGGAGTGCTCCTCCCCGCCCGTCCCGGCTCCGCTCAGCGGTCGTAGTAGGCCGCCAACTTCCGCACCACGAAGGGAAACTCCTCGGTGCAGTCCAATCGCACGGCGAACTTCTCCGTGACGTCGCGCTGGCGGTGCGTGTAGGAGAGCACCACGTCGAGGATCCGGCGGGCGCCACTGAGTCTCGAGTCGAGGACCTCGACCGCGCTGAGCGCGGAGTTGCCCGCGAACGCCTCCACGGTCTTGTGGTAGATCCCCTGGTACCGGACGGCCAGGTAGTTGACCGCGCGGTGCTCGTCGGTGTCGCCGGCATTGTCGCCCAAGTTCAGGATCCGGCCGAGGAGTTCATGGGAGGCGGCCTCGAACCGGTCGGCCGGGATCTGTTCGGGCCGCTCAATCGCGCCGATCAACTCCGTGCTGTCGAAGGAGTAGAGCTGGTCGAAGAAGACCACCGGGAGCGTCAGGCCGTTGCAGAACGAGGGCGGCGCCAACGGCCCGCGCAGGCCGATCACCACGTCCAGGTCCGTCGGCCGCGGGTCGGGCCGGACGGCGTCCACCAGCAGCGCGAAGTCGGCCGGATCGCGGGGGCGCAGCAGATAGGTGTCAAGGCCCTGGATGTTCAGCACGTAACACAACTGCCGTGCAAGGTACCGGTTCTCGGGCTGGGAGATGACCGAGTGCACGGTCTGCCGGTCGCTCAGCCCCGAGGTCTCCAACCGGCCGACGGCCTGCGCCAGCTCCTTCTCGACCCCCAGGCTCGGGAAACGGAAGTCGATCTGGCCGATCGCGTAGACGAAGGCGGGTTGTTCCGCTGCTGCGGCGGGTTGCCCTCCGCCCGGGCCACCGCACCCGCAGGCCGGGGCGACGGGGGCGGAGGCGGGTTCGAGGCGGCCGGGTGGATCCGCCCAGGCTCCGCCGTAGACCGGATCCGACGCTAACTGCCCGCCGGCCGCTGGCGGTTCGATGCCCTTCGGCTCGACTGCCGTCGGCCCCACCGCGCCCGTGGCGCGGGGCGGCACCGGCCCCTGGAGGTCCTGGTCCTCTTCCATCGCTGCCTCCTCGGAGGTCAGTACCGCTGCCGACGGCTCGGCCCACCGGACACGACCAGCCGGCGGTTCAGCGCGGCGGCGCGGCGCTCGCAGCCACCGCAGGGCCGGATGCCCAGCGTCGCGGTGACCCGCTTGACGGCGTCGCCGAGCCCGATCTCCTGGTCCGTGACGAAACCCGGCAGCCGGACCCGCCGCGGCGTGCGCCCGGAGGCCTGTTCGCGGTGCTCTCGCTGCTCACCGGTCGCCATCTCGGATACTCCTCACCTGGTGTGGGCAGGAGGGAACTCGCACGCCGATGCCGTTCCGGAGACCGGGACCCGCTGCACGAGCGCGCACCCACGACGTCCCACACTTCCAGGCTCCGTCCGCACCGCCGTCCGCGCACCTCGGCGGGCCGACCGTCCTAACCTGGAAGGAGAGGGTGCCGGCCCACCGCGGACACACCGTCGGACCGCCGGGCCCTTACCCGACCGGGCCGAGACGGGAGGACCCACCATGACCATCCCCGGATTCCACACCGAGCCGGCCGTCCACCCCACCGCCGTCCCCTACCGGTCACCCGGCCCGCCCCGCACCGCGCCCGCCGACCGCATCGCGCCGATGTTCACCCAGGAGCAGCTCGACCTGATCAACAGGTGCGAGCACGACTACGACCTCTGCGAGGACAGCTGCGCCCCGCTCATGGACAACTATTACGCCTGGCAGCCGTGCAACGCCGACTGCCTGCAGTCCTGGGTGATCTGCATGAATCCCGGTTCGGATCCGCAGGGCTAACGGCCATACGGGCTTGGCCGGGAGGTGATCCGCGTCCGCCCCCGGCGGATCGTGGCCTGGAACCCGGAGACCCGGGGTTCCGTCGCCCGCAGGGTCGGCTGAGGCCACGCGCCGGGCCGACGCCACAGGCCGCGACCGCAGGCCGGTACGCTCGGGGCTTCTTCCGACCGAGCAGGAGTCCTGGCGATGAGCGTGTACCGGCGAAGAGCGGGGCTCGTGGTGCTGATGGGGCTGGTCGCCGGCGGGGTGGCCGACTGCGGACCCAACACCGACGCGTACGTGGCGCTGCAGAACGCGATGAAGACCCACCTCACCGACGTGGACCACCGGCCGGTCGCCTCGGTGGCCTGCACGCCGCACGTGCACGACACCACCCGCGGCGACTCCGCCCACCTGCGCTGCACGGTGGTGTTCCAGGACGGCAGCTCGTACACCGCCGGTGCGACGATCAAGAACCAGAACGACGGCGGGCGGCACAACATGCCCGACCTCTACAGCTGGGACGCACCACCGGCGCCCTGAGCCCGGACGGGCCCGGGTCCTTCCGGTCGGTCCACCCGGCTCAGGCGGAGCAGGCGGCTGGCGTGGTCGCCGGGCGGGAGGTCGAGCGGGAGGCCCGGGCCGGTGAGGAGGGCGCCGACGTGGATCTCTCCGGTGTCGAGGTCGCGGTAGTGGGCGGTGGGGTCGAGGGCGGGCAGCCGCAGCGGGGCGGGCGGGTGGCCGAAGCGGGTGGTGGGGCGGCGGACCAGGACGGCGTGGGCGGTGCCGTCGGGGGCGGCGTAGTGGACGGCGGTGGTGGCCTCGTCCAGGGTGAGCCGGTGCTGGTGGCCGAGTTGGACCAGCGGGCGGATCTCCTTGTAGCGGGCGACCAGCTCGGCGGCCTCGGCCAGTTCGGCCTCCGTCCAGCGGGAGAGGTCGCCGCCGAGCCCGAGGGCGCCGGCCATCGCCGAGTGGAACCGGAACCGCAGCGGGGTGGCCCGGCCGGTGGCGCCGTTGGGGCTGTCGGTGACCCAGGCGGCCATGGTCTGGGCGGGGTGGAGCTGGCTGTAGCCGTGCTGGATGGCGAGCCGGTCGACCGGGTCGGTGTTGTCGGAGATCCAGACCTGATCGGTGCGGGCGAGCACGGCCAGGTCGGCCCGGCCGCCACCGCCCGCGCAGGCCTCGATCCGCAGGCCGGGGTGGTCGGCGCGGAGCCGGTCCATGATCGTGTGGACGGCCCGCACGTGGTCGATCCAGAGCCGGTCCGGATCCGGGTGGCCGGCTCGACCGGCCTCGGTGAACGGGCGGTTGTCGTCCCACTTGAGCCAGTCGACGGCGTACTCGGTGACCAGCCGGTCGAGGGTGGCGTGCACCCGGTGGGCCACCTCGGGGCGGGCCAGGTCGAGCACCAGTTGGTGGCGCAGCTCGGTGGCCGTCCGGGTCGGGGCATGCAGCACCCAGTCGGGGTGGGCGCGGAAGAGGTCACTGTCGCGGTTGACCATCTCCGGCTCCACCCAGAGCCCGAACTCCATTCCCAGCGCGTGGACTTCATCCGCCAGCGGCCGCAGCCCGGCCGGGAAGGCGGCGGGGCGCGGATGCCAGTCGCCGAGCCCGGCCCGGTCGTCGGCGCGGGCACCGAACCAGCCGTCGTCCAGCACGAAGAGCTCGGCGCCGACCCGGGCGGCGAGCCGGGCGAGCGCCAGCTGACCGGGCAGGTCGACCGAGAACCCGGTGGCCTCCCAGGAGTTGTAGAGCACCGGCCGGTCCCGCTCGGGCTCGGGGAGGACGTGCGCGCGCAGGTGGGCGTGCCAGGCGCGGCTGGCCCCGCCGAAGCCGTCCCGGGTGTACAGACCGGCGAAGACGGGGGTGCGCAGCGTCTCGCCGGGCCGGAGCGACCAGCCGAGGCCCTCGTGGCCGAAGCCACCGGTCCAGGTGGTGCGGCCGACCGGGTCGCGGTGCACGGTGATCCGCCAACTCCCGCTCCAGGCCAGCGCGGTGCTCCAGACCTCGCCCTGCTCCTCGCTCGCCCCGCCCTCGTCGAGGGCCAGCCAGGGTTGGGCGTGGTGACTGGTCAGGCCGCGCCGGCTGGTCAGCGTGGTCTCGGCCACCGGCAGGCGGTCGCGGCGGAGTTGGAACTCGCTGTTCCAGCCGCCGACCAGGTGGCTGAGCCGGTAGTCGGCCAGCCGGGGCACCGTCCAGGCGGCCGAGTCGAGCCGGGTGACGGTGATCGGCGAGTCCTCGGGGCCGCCGGTGTGGGCGAGTTCGGTCCAGCGCTCGATCACCTCGCTGTCCGGGTGGATCCGGTAGCAGAGCTCGGCGGCCAGCGGGTAGTGACGGTCCGTCAGGTGCAGCCGCAGCTCCAGGCCCTCGATCCGGTGGCCGGCGAACCGCCACTGGGCGCCGCTGGTGCCGTCGCCGAACCGGACCTGGAGCCCGGCCGGGCCGTACCGGGCGCCGGTCTGCGGGGCGAGTTCGTCGGCGGCGGCCTCGCCCTCGAAGCTGCTCGCCGCGGGCGAGCGGGGGTGCGGCAGGGCGGCCGGATCGACCCCCGGCGGCCCCCAGTACAGGTGGCGGGGGCTGCCGTCGGGGTCGAGGCGGAGCGCGTACAGGCTGTGCGGCATACGCAGGGTGGCGATCCCGCGCTCGGGATCGAAGGAGACGGCGTCGAAGGATACGGCGTCGATGGGGACAGCGTCAGAAGGGACGGCGGCGAACGGGACGGCGGCGGGCACGGATGGGGCTCCCGGGGTCGCGGGCACGAACGGAGCGGCGGTCACGGCGGCGAGGGGCCGGCACGGAAGTGACCCGAGAGTAGGGCGAGTTGAGCGGGCAAATCAATACTGGACGAAGTTATTTATTTGCCGGTAGCTTGCAGCCGTGTTTCCGAACCATGCGCAGCCACTGGTCTCCGCACCGGCCGAGACCGCCGTCCTCGCCCTCCTGCTCGCCGAAGGCCCGCTCAGCCGGGTCGAGTTGGCCCGCCGGGCCGGGCTCTCCTCCACCGCCGTCACCAAGGCCGCCCGCCCGCTGATCGAGGACGGCTACCTGCACGAACTCCCGCCGGAGCGCACCGCCCCGGGCGCCGGACGGCCCGTCAACCCGCTTGCGGTGACGGCCGATCGTGAGTACTTCGCCGGTGTGAAGATCAGCGCCGAGGCGCTGTACGGCACGGTCTGCGACCTGCGCGCCGGGGTCCGGGCCACCGCCGAGCGGCGGCTCGGCGCGGACCGGGGGCCGGCCGCCGTCTGCGCGCTGCTGCACGAGCTGGTGGACGAACTCCTCGGCAGTGCACCGGAGTTCCGGGAACGCACCCGCCACCTCGGCATCGCCGTCTCCGGCGACGTGGACCGCCCGGCCGGCCGGGTGCGGTACTCGGTGCTGCCCGGCTGGCAGGACGTGCCGGTGGCCGAGACGGTGGCCCGGGCCACCGGCCTGAGCGTCACCGTGGAGAACGACGTCAAGGCGCTCACGGTGGCCGAGCACTGGTTCGGCGAGGGCATCGGCACCGAGTACTTCGCGCTGGTCACCATCGGTGCGGGCATCGGCTCCGGGCTGGTCGTGGGCGGCCAACTGGTCTCCGGGGCCTACGGGGTGGCCGGCGAGATGGGCCACCTGAGCATCGACCCGGCCGGCCCGCGCTGTCACTGCGGCCAGACCGGCTGCGTGGAGGCGATCGCCTCCAGCGACGCGATCCGGGACGCCGTCCGCCGGGCCGGCGGCGACCCGGAGTTGGACTTCGACGGCGCCGTGCTGCTCGCCCGGGCCGGGGAGCCCGCCGCCCGCGCGGCCTTCGCCCGGGCCGGGCAGGCGATCGGCACCGGGATCGCCACCCTGGTCAACCTGCTCGGCCCCGAGCGGGTGGTGGTCACCGGCGAAGGGCTCGACACCTACGACCTGTTCGGCGTGCACATCCGGGAGGCGTACGCCGCGCACTGCTTCAAGGCCGCCGCCGCGTGCCCGCTGACCCTGCGCCCGCTCCCCTGGGAGGAGTGGGCCCGGGGCGCCGCCGTGCTGGGCATCCAGGCGCTCTTCCCGTAGCCACCGAGACTTCCCGGTCGGTGTCCACCGCCCCAAGCCTGGCAGCGAAGACGGCGGACACCGACCGGGCGGACGACACACCCCACCCACCCGCAAGGACGTGACATGAGTGCTCGCAGCCCGGAGCTTAGCCGACGCGGATTCCTCGCCGGCTCGCTCCTGTTCGTCGCCGGCTCCGCCGTCGCCTGCAGTACCGACCCCACCGGTGGCGCGAAGGCCACCCTGAACGTCTGGTTCCACGCCTACGGCGAGGCCGGCACCCAGCAGGCCGCCACCCGCTACGCGGAGGGCTTCACCAAGGCCCACCCGGACATCGCGGTGAAGGTCACCTGGGTGCCCGGGGACTACACCACCAAGCTCAACTCCACCCTGCTCACCGCCGCCGCCCCCGACGTGTTCGAGATCGGCGACTTCAACGAGGGCCTGGCCCGGCGCGGCCAGATCGCCGCCCTGGACGACGTGTACGGCAGCGAGAAGGCCGACTTCAACCGGGGCGACCTCGACTACGTGACGGTGGACGGCAGGCTCTACGGCATCAAGACGCTCGACGACGTGATGATGCTCTACTACCGCAGGAGCACCCTCGCCAAGGCCGGCCTCACCCCGCCCACCACCTTCGACGAGCTGGCCACCACGGCCAAAGCGCTCAGCGGCAAGAACGCCAAGGGCCTGTTCCTCGGCAACGACGGCCTCGGCGACAGCGCGCTGCTCGCCGTCCGCTCCAACGGCGGCGACCTGGTCACCGACGGCACGGTGGCCTTCGCCTCCCCGCAGGCCGTGGCGGCGGTGGCCGGGCTCAGGCGGCTGCACGACGACCGCTCGCTGCTGCTCGGCTTCACCACCGACTGGTGGGACCCGTCCGCGCTCACCCAGGGCCTGGCCCCGATGCAGTGGTGCGGCCTCTGGGCCATGCCAGCCATCCAGACCGCGCTCGGTGACGACTTCGGCGTGCTGCCCTGGCCCGCGTTCAAGCCCGGCGGCAGCCCGGTGCTGCGGGTCGGCGGCTGGACCAGCTGCGTCAACGCCAAGGGCAGGCACGTGGACGCGGCCAAGCAGTTCGTGCGCTGGCTGTGGATCGAGCAGACCGGTCTGCAGCAGGACTGGTCGCAGAGCTACGGACTGCACCTGCCGCCGCGCGGCTCGGTCGCCGCCGGCGCCGAGAAGCTCACCCGGGGCGCCGCTCAGGAGGCGGTCCGGCTCGCCGGGAAGTACGGCAAGTCCAACCCGAACACCTGGGACACCGCCGTGGCCACCGCCTTCAACGCCGCCGCCGCGAAGATCCTCGCCGGCCAGGGCGATCCGGCCGCACTGCTGACGGCCGCCGCCGCCCAGGCCCAGGCCGACGTGGACCAGCAGCGGGCCCGATGACCGCCGCCCCTACGGTCGGGACGGGCCCGACGGCCGCACCCGCCGTTCGAAAGCGCGCCGACCTCCGCACCTGGTCGGCGTTCGCCCTGCTGACCGCCCCGATGCTGCTCGGCCTGGGCCTGTTCAAGTACCTGGCGATCGGCTGGAGCTTCCTGCTCAGCCTCAGCGACGCGCACGGCTCGATCGCGCTCGGCCACTGGGTCGGCCTGGCCAACTACCGCCAGCTGCTGGCCGATCCGGCCTTCCGCCGCTCGCTGGGCCAGATCCTGCTGTTCACCGCCGTGGTCGTCCCGGTCACCTTCGCGGCCTCGCTCGGCCTGGCCCTGCTGGTGCACCGGGTGCGCCGGGGCCGGGCGGTGGTGCGCACCGCCTTCCTGGTGCCCACCGCCGTCTCCTACGTGGCGGCCTCGCTGCTCTGGAAGATGTGCCTGTTCAACGGCCTGCCGGCGGGCATCGCCAACACCCTCGGCGGCTGGTTCAAGATGGCGGCCGTGCCCTGGCTCCAGACCACCTCGCCGCCGCTGTACTGGATCGTGCTGATCACCCTCCGGCTCTGGCTGCAAGTCGGCTTCTACCTGGTGCTCTTCCTGGCCGGCCTGCAGCAGATCCCCCGGGAGCTGTACGAGGCCGCCGCGCTGGACGGCGCCGGCGGGCTGCGGCTGCTGCGCCGGATCACCCTGCCGATGCTGCGCGGCACCTCGGTGGCCGTGCTGATGCTCCAACTCATCGCCGCCTTCCAGGCGTTCGACGAGTTCTACAACCTCTTCGACAGCGGCCTCTCCGGCACCGCCGCCGCCCCCGTGCAGACCCCGCTGGTGTACCTCTACTCCACCGCGATGGGCGCCCAGAACTACGGCCTCGGCTCGGCCGGCGCCTTCCTGCTCACCGGGCTGATCGTGGGCGCGACGCTGATCCAGGGCCGGGTCACCGGCTTCGGCAAGGCCGCGAGGTGAGCCGGGCCACGGCTCCCAGCCGGCTCGGGCGCGCGCTGCGGCCCGGCCTGCGCGGTGTGTCGGTGGGCCTGCTGACGGCCCTCTTCCTGGCACCCTTCTACCTGATGCTGCGCAACGCGCTGATGGACTCCACCGCCCTGACCTCGCCGCACTGGGTCTGGTGGCCCGCCCACCTGCGCTGGGGCAACTTCGCCGCGCTGTTCACGGACCCCACCCTGCACCTGGGCCGATCGCTCGCCAACTCCCTGCTGATCGCCGGGATCACCGCCCCGGTCTCCACCCTGCTCGCCTCGGCCGCCGGCTACGCCTTCGCCCGGATCCCGGTGCCCGGGCGCGGCCTGCTGCTCGGACTGGTGGTGGCCACCCTGATGATCCCCGGCTCGGTCACCTTCGTGCCCACCTTCGTGGTGGTCGGCTCGCTCGGCGGGGTCAACACGCTCTGGGGCGTGATCGCGCCGGGCCTCTTCAACCCCTTCGCCGTCCTGCTGTTCCGCAACTTCTA from Kitasatospora sp. MMS16-BH015 encodes:
- a CDS encoding alpha-galactosidase, whose product is MPAAVPFAAVPSDAVPIDAVSFDAVSFDPERGIATLRMPHSLYALRLDPDGSPRHLYWGPPGVDPAALPHPRSPAASSFEGEAAADELAPQTGARYGPAGLQVRFGDGTSGAQWRFAGHRIEGLELRLHLTDRHYPLAAELCYRIHPDSEVIERWTELAHTGGPEDSPITVTRLDSAAWTVPRLADYRLSHLVGGWNSEFQLRRDRLPVAETTLTSRRGLTSHHAQPWLALDEGGASEEQGEVWSTALAWSGSWRITVHRDPVGRTTWTGGFGHEGLGWSLRPGETLRTPVFAGLYTRDGFGGASRAWHAHLRAHVLPEPERDRPVLYNSWEATGFSVDLPGQLALARLAARVGAELFVLDDGWFGARADDRAGLGDWHPRPAAFPAGLRPLADEVHALGMEFGLWVEPEMVNRDSDLFRAHPDWVLHAPTRTATELRHQLVLDLARPEVAHRVHATLDRLVTEYAVDWLKWDDNRPFTEAGRAGHPDPDRLWIDHVRAVHTIMDRLRADHPGLRIEACAGGGGRADLAVLARTDQVWISDNTDPVDRLAIQHGYSQLHPAQTMAAWVTDSPNGATGRATPLRFRFHSAMAGALGLGGDLSRWTEAELAEAAELVARYKEIRPLVQLGHQHRLTLDEATTAVHYAAPDGTAHAVLVRRPTTRFGHPPAPLRLPALDPTAHYRDLDTGEIHVGALLTGPGLPLDLPPGDHASRLLRLSRVDRPEGPGPVRAQGAGGASQL
- a CDS encoding carbohydrate ABC transporter permease, giving the protein MSRATAPSRLGRALRPGLRGVSVGLLTALFLAPFYLMLRNALMDSTALTSPHWVWWPAHLRWGNFAALFTDPTLHLGRSLANSLLIAGITAPVSTLLASAAGYAFARIPVPGRGLLLGLVVATLMIPGSVTFVPTFVVVGSLGGVNTLWGVIAPGLFNPFAVLLFRNFYLGLPTEIEEAGRLDGLGWLGLYRRLALPSSGPLLASLGALAFIDSWNAFLWPLVIGQDPSAWTAQIALSTFLTAQTVNLPGLFAGAVVTIAPLVAMFLIAQRYIVEGITSSGLKG
- a CDS encoding carbohydrate ABC transporter permease, with amino-acid sequence MTAAPTVGTGPTAAPAVRKRADLRTWSAFALLTAPMLLGLGLFKYLAIGWSFLLSLSDAHGSIALGHWVGLANYRQLLADPAFRRSLGQILLFTAVVVPVTFAASLGLALLVHRVRRGRAVVRTAFLVPTAVSYVAASLLWKMCLFNGLPAGIANTLGGWFKMAAVPWLQTTSPPLYWIVLITLRLWLQVGFYLVLFLAGLQQIPRELYEAAALDGAGGLRLLRRITLPMLRGTSVAVLMLQLIAAFQAFDEFYNLFDSGLSGTAAAPVQTPLVYLYSTAMGAQNYGLGSAGAFLLTGLIVGATLIQGRVTGFGKAAR
- a CDS encoding ROK family transcriptional regulator; translated protein: MFPNHAQPLVSAPAETAVLALLLAEGPLSRVELARRAGLSSTAVTKAARPLIEDGYLHELPPERTAPGAGRPVNPLAVTADREYFAGVKISAEALYGTVCDLRAGVRATAERRLGADRGPAAVCALLHELVDELLGSAPEFRERTRHLGIAVSGDVDRPAGRVRYSVLPGWQDVPVAETVARATGLSVTVENDVKALTVAEHWFGEGIGTEYFALVTIGAGIGSGLVVGGQLVSGAYGVAGEMGHLSIDPAGPRCHCGQTGCVEAIASSDAIRDAVRRAGGDPELDFDGAVLLARAGEPAARAAFARAGQAIGTGIATLVNLLGPERVVVTGEGLDTYDLFGVHIREAYAAHCFKAAAACPLTLRPLPWEEWARGAAVLGIQALFP
- a CDS encoding S8 family serine peptidase — its product is MARSAGRPEVAVGLLDGLVAVGQPAFAGRRLRVLPGRPGAAADGAGAGAVCASAGDGPCVHGSFIAGVLSADRASPSPGICPDCTLLIRPIFTGHRADPVAASAGSAGPAGAAGSAGRPIPLSAPAEELAAAVVQAVEAGARVLNLSVAPERPSSSGHRELTAALDHAAARGVLTVVAAGNQGRLGGSALTRHPWTIPVVGYDDRRRPMGLSNLGGSIGTRGLGAPGRAVVELDPGERPMVLSGTSVAVPYVVGTLALLLSCFPRATPAEVRAAVLHGTARASARRSVVPPLLDAWSAYERLRG
- a CDS encoding ABC transporter substrate-binding protein, with the translated sequence MSARSPELSRRGFLAGSLLFVAGSAVACSTDPTGGAKATLNVWFHAYGEAGTQQAATRYAEGFTKAHPDIAVKVTWVPGDYTTKLNSTLLTAAAPDVFEIGDFNEGLARRGQIAALDDVYGSEKADFNRGDLDYVTVDGRLYGIKTLDDVMMLYYRRSTLAKAGLTPPTTFDELATTAKALSGKNAKGLFLGNDGLGDSALLAVRSNGGDLVTDGTVAFASPQAVAAVAGLRRLHDDRSLLLGFTTDWWDPSALTQGLAPMQWCGLWAMPAIQTALGDDFGVLPWPAFKPGGSPVLRVGGWTSCVNAKGRHVDAAKQFVRWLWIEQTGLQQDWSQSYGLHLPPRGSVAAGAEKLTRGAAQEAVRLAGKYGKSNPNTWDTAVATAFNAAAAKILAGQGDPAALLTAAAAQAQADVDQQRAR
- a CDS encoding flavodoxin family protein, which codes for MVINCTLKRSPERSHTQGLIDISRGIMERQGVGVEVVRAVDLNLATGVWPDMTEHGWETDEWPVLYSRVMAADILILTGPVWLGDNSSVMKQVIERLYACSSILNEHGQYAYYGRVGGCLITGNEDGAKHCAMNVLYSLQHLGYTIPPQADAAWVGEAGPGPSYLDPGSGGPENDFTNRNTTFMTWNLMHLAKLLKQSGGIPAYGNQRSEWDAGCRFDFENPEHR